The following coding sequences are from one Bos indicus x Bos taurus breed Angus x Brahman F1 hybrid chromosome 5, Bos_hybrid_MaternalHap_v2.0, whole genome shotgun sequence window:
- the LOC113892459 gene encoding killer cell lectin-like receptor subfamily E member 1 isoform X2, with amino-acid sequence MDEEPIIYSITTLNQDFQQRHTPKNIKHKLDPNELPLTKKKLKHQKPCKRQHKNVAEDVNDEGDVLPLPWRLISKILGVLCLLLMAMAMVVAVVTANSSSKKSPLKIQQKENLCLGPQCHSCPENWVWFRCSCYYFSKEMLTWIESQSACSSLNSSLIKINKEEMHFFSLKSFFWIGVYYNETGRHWLWENDSLLPYDMFSLPTPVLRHNCLSYKSREVYLSESCEIKQTYICFTYDIMDFTHYTSFKEMMRKHCLVSCLF; translated from the exons ATGGATGAAGAACCCATAATTTATAGTATTACTACTCTAAACCAGGATTTTCAGCAGAGGCATACACCAAAAAATATTAAGCATAAATTGGATCCTAATGAATTGCCATTAACCAAgaagaagctgaaacaccagAAACCTTGTAAAAGACAGCACAAAAATGTAGCAGAAGATGTCAATGATGAAG GAGATGTCTTGCCTCTTCCATGGAGGCTCATTTCTAAAATCCTGGGTGTCTTGTGCCTTCTCCTAATGGCCATGGCCATGGTGGTAGCTGTTGTTACTGCAAACT CATCTTCCAAAAAATCACCTCTCAAAATCCAGCAGAAAG AGAACCTGTGTCTTGGACCTCAGTGTCATTCTTGTCCAGAGAATTGGGTTTGGTTCAGATGCAGCTGTTACTACTTTTCCAAGGAAATGTTAACTTGGATAGAGAGTCAAAGTGCCTGTTCATCTCTAAATTCCAGTCTCATCAAGATAAACAAGGAGGAGATG CATTTCTTCTCCTTAAagtctttcttttggattggagtCTACTATAATGAAACTGGCAGGCACTGGCTGTGGGAAAATGATTCACTTCTGCCTTATGATAT gTTTTCTCTTCCTACACCTGTATTAAGACATAACTGTCTATCTTACAAATCAAGAGAAGTTTATCTAAGTGAAAGCTGTGAAATTAAACAGACTTACATTT GCTTTACATATGATATCATGGACTTTACACATTATACTTCCTTTAAAGAAATGATGAGAAAGCACTGTCT tgTGAGTTGCCTGTTCTGA
- the LOC113892459 gene encoding killer cell lectin-like receptor subfamily E member 1 isoform X1: protein MDEEPIIYSITTLNQDFQQRHTPKNIKHKLDPNELPLTKKKLKHQKPCKRQHKNVAEDVNDEVLSGDVLPLPWRLISKILGVLCLLLMAMAMVVAVVTANSSSKKSPLKIQQKENLCLGPQCHSCPENWVWFRCSCYYFSKEMLTWIESQSACSSLNSSLIKINKEEMHFFSLKSFFWIGVYYNETGRHWLWENDSLLPYDMFSLPTPVLRHNCLSYKSREVYLSESCEIKQTYICFTYDIMDFTHYTSFKEMMRKHCLVSCLF from the exons ATGGATGAAGAACCCATAATTTATAGTATTACTACTCTAAACCAGGATTTTCAGCAGAGGCATACACCAAAAAATATTAAGCATAAATTGGATCCTAATGAATTGCCATTAACCAAgaagaagctgaaacaccagAAACCTTGTAAAAGACAGCACAAAAATGTAGCAGAAGATGTCAATGATGAAG TCCTCTCAGGAGATGTCTTGCCTCTTCCATGGAGGCTCATTTCTAAAATCCTGGGTGTCTTGTGCCTTCTCCTAATGGCCATGGCCATGGTGGTAGCTGTTGTTACTGCAAACT CATCTTCCAAAAAATCACCTCTCAAAATCCAGCAGAAAG AGAACCTGTGTCTTGGACCTCAGTGTCATTCTTGTCCAGAGAATTGGGTTTGGTTCAGATGCAGCTGTTACTACTTTTCCAAGGAAATGTTAACTTGGATAGAGAGTCAAAGTGCCTGTTCATCTCTAAATTCCAGTCTCATCAAGATAAACAAGGAGGAGATG CATTTCTTCTCCTTAAagtctttcttttggattggagtCTACTATAATGAAACTGGCAGGCACTGGCTGTGGGAAAATGATTCACTTCTGCCTTATGATAT gTTTTCTCTTCCTACACCTGTATTAAGACATAACTGTCTATCTTACAAATCAAGAGAAGTTTATCTAAGTGAAAGCTGTGAAATTAAACAGACTTACATTT GCTTTACATATGATATCATGGACTTTACACATTATACTTCCTTTAAAGAAATGATGAGAAAGCACTGTCT tgTGAGTTGCCTGTTCTGA
- the LOC113892459 gene encoding killer cell lectin-like receptor subfamily E member 1 isoform X3: protein MDEEPIIYSITTLNQDFQQRHTPKNIKHKLDPNELPLTKKKLKHQKPCKRQHKNVAEDVNDEVLSGDVLPLPWRLISKILGVLCLLLMAMAMVVAVVTANSSSKKSPLKIQQKENLCLGPQCHSCPENWVWFRCSCYYFSKEMLTWIESQSACSSLNSSLIKINKEEMSFFWIGVYYNETGRHWLWENDSLLPYDMFSLPTPVLRHNCLSYKSREVYLSESCEIKQTYICFTYDIMDFTHYTSFKEMMRKHCLVSCLF, encoded by the exons ATGGATGAAGAACCCATAATTTATAGTATTACTACTCTAAACCAGGATTTTCAGCAGAGGCATACACCAAAAAATATTAAGCATAAATTGGATCCTAATGAATTGCCATTAACCAAgaagaagctgaaacaccagAAACCTTGTAAAAGACAGCACAAAAATGTAGCAGAAGATGTCAATGATGAAG TCCTCTCAGGAGATGTCTTGCCTCTTCCATGGAGGCTCATTTCTAAAATCCTGGGTGTCTTGTGCCTTCTCCTAATGGCCATGGCCATGGTGGTAGCTGTTGTTACTGCAAACT CATCTTCCAAAAAATCACCTCTCAAAATCCAGCAGAAAG AGAACCTGTGTCTTGGACCTCAGTGTCATTCTTGTCCAGAGAATTGGGTTTGGTTCAGATGCAGCTGTTACTACTTTTCCAAGGAAATGTTAACTTGGATAGAGAGTCAAAGTGCCTGTTCATCTCTAAATTCCAGTCTCATCAAGATAAACAAGGAGGAGATG tctttcttttggattggagtCTACTATAATGAAACTGGCAGGCACTGGCTGTGGGAAAATGATTCACTTCTGCCTTATGATAT gTTTTCTCTTCCTACACCTGTATTAAGACATAACTGTCTATCTTACAAATCAAGAGAAGTTTATCTAAGTGAAAGCTGTGAAATTAAACAGACTTACATTT GCTTTACATATGATATCATGGACTTTACACATTATACTTCCTTTAAAGAAATGATGAGAAAGCACTGTCT tgTGAGTTGCCTGTTCTGA